The proteins below come from a single Thermodesulfobacteriota bacterium genomic window:
- a CDS encoding DNA/RNA non-specific endonuclease has protein sequence MKILKTFSASKKIYRAWIIVATLSFIMICVSVYADCLSEPTAAFKCNGHVAFGIPGEEDQLLCREGYAVGYDYDRKIPSWVAYRLTPDSVNKKFKRSNKFKPDTEIPVKYRSALSDYKGSGYDRGHMAASATVDSSYNAMMESFLLSNMTPQLPGLNRQGWRHLESYIREWVNERKELYVITGVLFEGEHKIIGNGVHVPTHFYKVIFDSVSMDAIAFIIPHRKISKGDLPGFIVSVDEVELRSGLDFNSLLNDDIEDDIEDDVEKMW, from the coding sequence TTGAAGATCCTAAAAACCTTTTCGGCTTCTAAAAAAATATATCGGGCATGGATTATTGTTGCTACTTTATCTTTCATAATGATCTGTGTATCAGTATATGCAGATTGTTTAAGTGAACCTACCGCTGCTTTCAAATGCAACGGTCATGTTGCATTCGGAATCCCAGGTGAAGAAGATCAGCTTCTATGCCGGGAAGGTTATGCTGTCGGTTACGATTATGACCGAAAGATTCCGTCATGGGTTGCTTATCGCTTAACTCCAGATAGTGTTAACAAAAAATTCAAGCGCTCAAATAAATTTAAACCGGATACTGAAATTCCGGTAAAATATCGTTCTGCATTGTCTGACTATAAAGGTTCAGGTTATGACAGAGGTCATATGGCTGCGTCAGCGACCGTTGATAGCTCTTACAACGCAATGATGGAATCTTTTCTTTTAAGTAATATGACACCTCAATTACCCGGATTAAATCGGCAAGGATGGAGGCATCTTGAATCATATATTCGAGAATGGGTAAATGAACGCAAAGAGCTTTATGTTATTACTGGGGTGTTATTTGAAGGGGAACATAAAATTATTGGAAATGGCGTTCATGTACCAACTCATTTTTATAAAGTTATTTTCGATTCGGTATCAATGGATGCTATAGCATTTATAATCCCTCACAGGAAAATTTCAAAAGGAGATTTGCCGGGGTTTATTGTTTCAGTGGATGAAGTTGAATTAAGGAGCGGATTAGATTTTAACAGCCTTCTTAATGATGATATAGAGGATGATATAGAAGATGATGTAGAAAAGATGTGGTGA
- a CDS encoding ion transporter: MIKIKKIVEDRDTAPGKIFDLSSQFLIVISLISFSIETLPDLSVKTRYVLHIIEVITVILFTVEYLLRIIVAEKKLKFIFSFFGIIDLLAILPFYVASGIDLRSIRIFRLLRLIRAMKILRYNNAIQRFKGAFLSVKEELILFFVATVFLLFVAGVGIYYFENPVQPEHFKSIFHCLWWAVVTLTTVGYGDSYPITAGGRIFTFFILMVGLGIIAIPTGLIASAFSSITQKKE; this comes from the coding sequence ATGATTAAAATTAAAAAAATTGTTGAGGACAGGGATACTGCGCCTGGCAAGATTTTTGATCTATCATCACAATTTCTTATAGTAATATCTCTCATTTCTTTTTCAATCGAAACCCTTCCTGACCTTTCAGTGAAAACCCGATATGTGCTGCATATAATTGAAGTTATCACAGTTATATTATTTACTGTAGAGTATTTATTAAGAATTATCGTTGCAGAAAAAAAATTGAAATTTATTTTCAGTTTTTTTGGAATTATTGATTTGTTGGCAATTCTGCCTTTTTATGTCGCAAGTGGAATCGATCTTCGATCAATTAGAATTTTTCGTTTACTTAGATTGATACGTGCCATGAAAATTTTACGATATAATAATGCCATTCAGAGGTTTAAAGGTGCATTTTTATCTGTTAAAGAAGAGTTAATATTATTCTTCGTGGCGACGGTTTTCCTACTTTTTGTTGCTGGAGTAGGCATTTATTATTTTGAAAATCCAGTTCAACCAGAGCATTTTAAATCTATTTTTCATTGCTTGTGGTGGGCTGTTGTTACTCTGACTACTGTTGGCTATGGTGACTCTTATCCTATTACCGCTGGGGGAAGAATTTTCACGTTTTTCATTTTGATGGTTGGATTAGGAATTATTGCTATTCCCACAGGATTAATAGCTTCCGCTTTTTCATCAATAACGCAAAAAAAAGAATAG